The Streptomyces sp. P9-A4 genome contains a region encoding:
- a CDS encoding chitinase has protein sequence MHVDRTTTRPYGRRRLAGALALAVGSGLVLVGGAGTAQAADVNVAKNAGFENGLANWACSAGSGAAVSTPVRTGAGALKASPAGLDNAKCVQTVTVKPNSTYTLSAWVQGGYAYIGASGTGTGTGTVSTWTPDSPSWKQLTTTFTTGASTTSVEIYTHGWYGTSPYLVDDVSVHGPDGGGGQDPDPVVPSTPAGLAAGTVTTGSVTLSWGAVSGATGYKVYRDGADPQAVTGTSATVTGLTADTAYQFQVAATNSAGESAKSTAVSARTAKPTDPGPGTAVPKHAVTGYWQNFDNGAAKQKLRDVQAAYDIIAVSFADSTTTPGQITFSLDPAVGYTSAADFKADIAAKKAAGKSVILSVGGEKGNVTINSDATATAFADSAYALMQEYGFNGVDIDLEHGVNATYLTKALRRLSAKAGSGMVLTMAPQTIDMQSTGTEYFKTALAVKDILTVVNTQYYNSGSMLGCDGKVYSQGSVDFLTALACIQIQGGLSPSQVGLGVPASPRGAGSGYVDPQVVKNALDCLTKLTGCGTYKPAQAWPTLRGAMTWSTNWDATAGNAWSNAVGPHVRNLP, from the coding sequence ATGCACGTGGACCGCACCACCACCCGCCCGTACGGTCGCCGCAGGCTGGCCGGAGCCCTCGCGCTCGCCGTCGGCTCCGGGCTCGTCCTCGTCGGCGGAGCCGGCACCGCGCAGGCGGCCGACGTCAACGTCGCCAAGAACGCCGGATTCGAGAACGGCCTCGCCAACTGGGCCTGTTCCGCAGGGAGCGGCGCCGCCGTCTCCACCCCGGTCCGCACCGGCGCCGGCGCCCTCAAGGCCTCCCCGGCCGGGCTCGACAACGCCAAGTGCGTACAGACCGTGACGGTCAAGCCCAACTCGACGTACACGCTGAGCGCCTGGGTCCAGGGCGGATACGCCTACATCGGCGCGAGCGGCACCGGGACCGGCACCGGGACCGTCTCCACCTGGACGCCCGACAGCCCGTCCTGGAAGCAGCTCACCACCACCTTCACCACCGGGGCGAGCACCACCTCGGTCGAGATCTACACCCACGGCTGGTACGGGACCTCCCCGTACCTCGTCGACGACGTCAGCGTCCACGGCCCCGACGGGGGCGGCGGCCAGGACCCCGACCCGGTCGTCCCGTCGACCCCGGCCGGTCTCGCCGCCGGTACGGTCACCACCGGCTCGGTCACCCTGAGCTGGGGCGCGGTCTCCGGCGCCACCGGCTACAAGGTGTACCGGGACGGCGCCGACCCGCAGGCGGTCACCGGTACGTCGGCCACCGTCACCGGGCTGACCGCCGACACCGCGTACCAGTTCCAGGTCGCCGCCACGAACTCCGCGGGCGAGTCCGCGAAGTCCACCGCCGTGTCGGCGCGGACCGCCAAGCCCACCGACCCGGGCCCCGGCACGGCCGTGCCCAAGCACGCCGTGACCGGCTACTGGCAGAACTTCGACAACGGCGCCGCGAAGCAGAAGCTGCGGGACGTCCAGGCGGCGTACGACATCATCGCCGTCTCGTTCGCCGACTCGACGACCACGCCCGGCCAGATCACCTTCAGCCTCGACCCGGCCGTCGGCTACACCTCGGCCGCCGACTTCAAGGCCGACATCGCGGCCAAGAAGGCCGCGGGCAAGTCCGTGATCCTCTCGGTCGGCGGCGAGAAGGGCAACGTCACGATCAACAGTGACGCCACCGCGACCGCCTTCGCCGACAGCGCGTACGCCCTGATGCAGGAGTACGGCTTCAACGGCGTCGACATCGACCTGGAGCACGGGGTCAACGCGACCTACCTGACCAAGGCGCTCCGCCGGCTCTCCGCCAAGGCGGGCTCCGGCATGGTCCTGACGATGGCCCCGCAGACCATCGACATGCAGAGCACCGGCACCGAGTACTTCAAGACCGCGCTCGCCGTGAAGGACATCCTCACGGTGGTCAACACCCAGTACTACAACAGCGGTTCGATGCTCGGCTGCGACGGCAAGGTCTACAGCCAGGGCTCGGTGGACTTCCTCACCGCGCTCGCCTGCATCCAGATCCAGGGCGGCCTCTCCCCGTCCCAGGTCGGCCTGGGCGTCCCCGCCTCCCCCCGGGGCGCGGGCAGCGGTTACGTCGACCCGCAGGTCGTGAAGAACGCGCTCGACTGCCTGACCAAGCTCACCGGCTGCGGCACCTACAAGCCGGCGCAGGCCTGGCCGACGCTGCGCGGCGCGATGACCTGGTCGACCAACTGGGACGCGACGGCGGGCAACGCCTGGTCGAACGCGGTGGGCCCGCACGTGCGCAACCTGCCGTGA